In Flavobacterium sp. CBA20B-1, one DNA window encodes the following:
- the bcp gene encoding thioredoxin-dependent thiol peroxidase gives MNTIKIGDKAPDFSGVDQNGSIVTLNDFKGKKIVLFFYPKASTPGCTAEACDLQNNIDRFIAQNYQVIGVSADSQKRQLNFATKNKLQYPLLADEDKEIINAYGVWGPKKFMGKEFDGIHRTTFIIDEKGIVEDIIYKVKTKEHTQQILK, from the coding sequence ATGAATACAATAAAAATAGGCGACAAGGCTCCTGACTTTTCAGGTGTCGATCAAAACGGATCCATCGTAACATTAAATGATTTCAAAGGAAAAAAAATAGTTTTGTTTTTTTATCCAAAAGCTTCAACTCCTGGTTGCACAGCCGAAGCGTGTGATTTACAAAACAATATAGACCGTTTTATTGCTCAAAATTATCAAGTGATTGGCGTGAGTGCCGATTCGCAAAAACGACAGTTAAATTTCGCTACAAAAAATAAGCTGCAATATCCGCTATTGGCCGATGAAGATAAAGAGATTATCAATGCTTATGGCGTTTGGGGACCGAAAAAGTTTATGGGTAAAGAGTTCGACGGCATTCACAGAACTACTTTTATTATAGATGAGAAGGGCATTGTGGAAGATATTATTTATAAAGTAAAAACAAAAGAACATACCCAGCAAATATTAAAATAA
- a CDS encoding DUF4919 domain-containing protein has product MKIFTLVTLLFSLNSIAQVSNATRNVDYKAIEKEITNKKSPYFFEHLKERFIALDTTLTIDDFHHLYYGSTIQNDYNVNRRHTIDEKISGYYNSENISTEQWKEIAKYNEKVLKNDLFIDLNVFDALIAAYHYTGDSEKNIKLSNLFDKLLGAMLETGNGFSQATAMDVISTSHEYYMMNILEFPVSGQQLLRDDEGRSYDLLTIKHTNTASNADENIDEESTEEKIAENGKLKGLYFDVTRLFELYAKMFN; this is encoded by the coding sequence ATGAAAATATTTACACTAGTTACCTTATTATTTTCTTTAAACAGCATTGCACAAGTTTCAAATGCTACAAGAAATGTAGATTATAAAGCCATTGAAAAAGAAATCACCAACAAAAAAAGTCCGTATTTTTTTGAGCATTTGAAAGAGCGTTTTATCGCTTTAGATACCACTTTAACAATAGATGATTTTCATCACTTATATTACGGAAGTACTATACAAAACGATTACAATGTCAACAGAAGACATACTATTGATGAAAAAATTAGTGGCTATTATAATTCAGAAAATATCTCAACTGAACAATGGAAAGAGATTGCCAAGTATAATGAAAAAGTTTTAAAGAACGATTTATTTATAGATTTAAACGTTTTTGATGCGTTAATAGCTGCTTATCATTACACCGGAGATTCGGAAAAAAATATAAAGCTATCCAATTTATTTGATAAATTATTAGGTGCAATGCTTGAAACTGGCAACGGTTTTTCACAAGCTACTGCAATGGATGTTATTTCCACTTCGCATGAATATTATATGATGAATATTTTAGAATTCCCGGTCAGTGGTCAGCAATTATTAAGAGATGATGAGGGCAGATCGTATGATCTTTTAACCATAAAACATACAAATACAGCCTCTAATGCAGATGAAAATATTGATGAAGAATCGACGGAAGAAAAAATAGCCGAAAACGGAAAATTAAAAGGTTTGTATTTTGATGTTACGCGTTTGTTTGAATTATATGCAAAAATGTTCAATTAG
- a CDS encoding VanW family protein, translating into MKQRKLLSQRHPILYFLAVWTRRLKRKAEWFCSGNTYSKLKPIDSSFQRVKKHQSVLLRKLGDGNQELQINKVTNLRIALKQLNGVVIKPGETFSFCKLVGLPTKKKGYLLGMELSFGKARAGIGGGICQIANMIHWLAMHSPLTVTERSNHSFDPFPDEGRVLPFGSGAAIFYNYVDLQIKNNTDNTFQLNLWLTSTHLEGELKAKNPLGVSYHIFEKNHQFLKKESLFFRQNEIWRKVIDKKTGNCLKNELLKKNYARVTYQPENYIDTNLKNS; encoded by the coding sequence TTGAAACAAAGAAAGTTATTAAGCCAAAGGCATCCTATTTTATATTTTTTGGCAGTTTGGACTAGACGTTTAAAACGCAAAGCTGAATGGTTTTGTAGCGGTAATACCTATTCTAAATTAAAACCTATTGATTCCTCTTTTCAAAGAGTAAAAAAACATCAATCGGTATTGTTGCGAAAGCTGGGTGACGGAAATCAAGAGCTTCAAATAAACAAAGTTACTAATTTAAGAATTGCTCTAAAACAATTAAATGGTGTGGTGATTAAGCCCGGAGAAACGTTCTCTTTTTGCAAATTGGTGGGCTTACCAACAAAAAAAAAAGGCTATTTATTGGGTATGGAACTTTCTTTCGGAAAGGCGAGAGCAGGAATTGGCGGCGGTATTTGTCAAATAGCAAATATGATTCATTGGTTGGCAATGCACAGTCCGTTAACAGTTACAGAGCGTTCTAATCATTCGTTTGACCCCTTTCCCGATGAAGGAAGGGTTTTGCCCTTTGGAAGTGGTGCCGCAATTTTCTATAATTATGTTGACTTACAAATAAAAAACAATACTGATAATACATTTCAATTAAATCTTTGGCTTACAAGCACGCATTTGGAAGGTGAACTAAAAGCTAAAAATCCTTTGGGTGTATCGTATCATATATTTGAAAAAAATCATCAGTTCTTAAAAAAAGAAAGTCTTTTTTTTCGTCAAAATGAAATTTGGAGAAAGGTAATTGATAAAAAAACAGGAAATTGTTTGAAAAATGAACTTCTCAAGAAAAATTATGCCCGAGTGACTTATCAACCTGAAAATTATATCGACACTAACTTAAAAAACAGCTAA
- a CDS encoding RNA polymerase sigma factor: MAKEILSDAVLVQQYASGNEMALAQLIERHKSRIYSFIFSKVKDRDLSDDIFQETFIKVINTIKKENYNEEGKFLPWVMRIAHNLIIDHFRKQSKVKMQRDQEEYSIFGKMIDNQMNIEAQMIAGQIEDDLHLLVLKLPEDQQEIIRLRLYDDLTFKEIAELNDISINTALGRMRYAIINLRKMITNKQIILND; encoded by the coding sequence ATGGCAAAAGAAATTTTGTCAGATGCAGTATTAGTTCAACAATACGCTTCTGGAAATGAAATGGCTTTGGCGCAATTAATAGAGCGTCACAAATCACGCATATATAGTTTTATTTTTTCAAAAGTAAAAGACCGAGATTTATCAGATGATATTTTTCAGGAAACCTTTATTAAAGTGATTAATACCATAAAAAAAGAAAATTATAACGAAGAAGGAAAATTTTTACCTTGGGTAATGCGAATTGCGCACAACTTGATTATAGATCATTTTAGAAAACAATCTAAGGTGAAAATGCAGCGCGATCAAGAAGAATATTCCATCTTTGGAAAAATGATTGACAATCAAATGAATATCGAAGCACAGATGATTGCAGGGCAAATTGAAGATGACTTGCACTTGTTGGTTTTGAAACTGCCAGAAGATCAGCAGGAAATTATTCGTTTGCGTTTATACGATGATTTAACTTTTAAAGAAATTGCCGAATTAAATGATATAAGCATCAACACTGCTTTGGGCAGAATGCGTTATGCCATTATTAATCTGCGAAAAATGATAACCAACAAACAAATAATTTTAAACGATTAA
- the uvrA gene encoding excinuclease ABC subunit UvrA produces the protein MKKTDFSKIDPKQNIIIKGAHLHNLKQIDVVIPRNKMVVVTGLSGSGKSSLAFDTLYAEGQRRYVESLSSYARQFLGRINKPKVEYIKGIAPAVAIEQKVNTTNARSTVGTSTEIYDYLKLLYARIGTTFSPISGNEVKKHTVTDVIDAVKNFNEESKWLLLAPVYEIKERTLIDQLKIALQQGFARLFYKKETRRIDEFVEEFASKKIKSEDLQLIIDRLVVRHDEDFYNRLSDAVDTAFFEGKGVLYLHELETGKQLEFNNKFELDGITFLEPNIHLFSFNNPYGACPKCDGFGTTIGIDEDLVIPNTALSVYENAIYPWRGESMSWYRDQLVNNSHKFDFPIHKPFYELTDSQKQLIWEGNSYFTGLNYFFKDLEENNYKIQNRVLLSRYRGKTKCNLCHGKRLRAEANYVKVGGKTISDLVDLPINELRDFFKSLKLNEFENKVAKRLLLEINNRLQFLSDVGLDYLTINRRSATLSGGESQRINLATSLGSSLVGSMYILDEPSIGLHSRDSEKLIEVLKNLRNLGNTVIIVEHDEDVMKAADEIIDIGPEAGVLGGKLMAQGTFKEILQADTLTAKYLNGDLEIKVPKKRRTVKNFIEVKGARENNLKNIDVVFPLDCLTMVSGVSGSGKSTLVKKILYPALEKHLIGTSEKPGQFNEITGSFSHIKHIEYVDQNPIGKSSRSNPISYIKAYDDIRDLFAKQKLSKMRNYQPKHFSFNVEGGRCEVCKGDGVVTIEMQFMADVHLECEACKGKRFKKEVLEVQFEGKSIFDVLNLTVDEAVAFFTNHNQDKIVQKIQPLQDVGLGYVALGQSSSTLSGGEAQRVKLATFLGKGAVKERALFIFDEPTTGLHFHDIQKLLQSFQALIEKGHSIIVIEHNLDMIKCADYVIDIGPEGGKNGGTVVATGTPEEIVKNKKSITGSYLKEKLK, from the coding sequence ATGAAAAAAACTGATTTTTCAAAAATCGACCCAAAACAAAATATCATTATCAAAGGTGCACATTTGCACAATTTAAAACAAATCGATGTTGTAATTCCGCGAAACAAAATGGTGGTAGTTACAGGATTGTCTGGCTCTGGCAAGTCCAGCTTGGCATTTGACACCCTCTATGCAGAAGGGCAACGTCGCTATGTGGAAAGCTTATCTTCGTATGCACGCCAATTTTTAGGCAGAATTAATAAACCAAAAGTGGAATATATTAAAGGTATTGCACCTGCGGTTGCGATTGAACAAAAAGTGAATACCACCAATGCGCGTTCTACCGTGGGTACATCAACCGAAATTTATGATTATTTAAAGCTTTTATATGCCCGAATTGGCACCACTTTTTCTCCAATATCTGGCAATGAAGTAAAAAAACATACCGTAACCGATGTGATTGATGCTGTAAAAAATTTTAATGAAGAATCGAAATGGTTGTTACTTGCTCCTGTATATGAAATAAAAGAACGTACCTTAATTGATCAATTAAAAATTGCATTGCAGCAAGGTTTTGCCCGATTATTTTATAAAAAAGAAACCCGAAGAATTGATGAATTTGTTGAAGAATTTGCATCAAAAAAGATAAAATCAGAAGATCTGCAGCTGATTATTGATCGTTTGGTGGTTCGGCATGATGAAGATTTCTACAATCGATTGTCTGATGCAGTAGATACAGCTTTTTTTGAAGGCAAAGGCGTATTGTATCTTCATGAATTGGAAACCGGCAAACAGCTGGAGTTTAACAATAAATTTGAATTAGACGGCATTACCTTTTTAGAGCCCAATATCCACTTGTTTAGCTTTAACAACCCTTATGGAGCGTGCCCTAAATGCGATGGTTTTGGAACCACAATTGGTATCGATGAAGATTTGGTTATTCCAAATACGGCTTTATCGGTTTATGAAAACGCCATTTATCCGTGGCGAGGCGAAAGCATGTCATGGTACCGAGATCAATTGGTAAACAATTCCCATAAATTCGATTTCCCAATCCACAAACCTTTTTATGAATTAACCGATAGCCAAAAGCAATTAATTTGGGAAGGAAATTCATATTTTACCGGATTGAACTATTTTTTTAAAGATTTAGAAGAAAACAATTACAAAATACAAAATCGGGTGTTATTGTCGCGCTATCGGGGGAAAACCAAATGCAATCTTTGCCATGGAAAACGATTGCGTGCAGAAGCCAACTATGTAAAAGTGGGTGGTAAAACCATTTCTGATTTGGTTGATTTACCAATCAACGAGTTGCGTGATTTCTTTAAATCGTTAAAATTAAACGAATTTGAAAATAAAGTTGCCAAAAGATTGTTGTTGGAAATCAACAACCGTTTGCAATTTTTAAGCGATGTTGGTTTGGATTATTTAACCATCAACCGCAGGTCTGCTACGCTTTCGGGTGGTGAGTCGCAACGTATCAATCTGGCAACATCATTAGGTAGTAGTTTGGTGGGATCGATGTATATTTTAGACGAACCAAGTATCGGGCTGCATTCGCGTGATTCAGAAAAATTGATAGAGGTGTTGAAAAACCTTCGGAATTTAGGAAACACTGTAATCATCGTGGAGCACGACGAAGATGTGATGAAAGCTGCCGATGAAATCATAGATATTGGTCCCGAAGCCGGAGTTTTAGGCGGAAAATTGATGGCACAGGGAACTTTTAAAGAGATTTTACAAGCCGATACATTAACAGCAAAATATTTAAACGGCGATTTAGAGATTAAAGTTCCTAAAAAACGTCGTACCGTTAAAAACTTTATCGAAGTAAAAGGGGCGCGAGAAAACAATTTAAAAAACATTGATGTGGTGTTTCCATTAGATTGTTTAACCATGGTGAGTGGGGTTTCGGGTAGCGGAAAGTCTACTCTTGTAAAAAAAATATTATATCCTGCATTAGAAAAGCACTTAATAGGTACCAGCGAAAAACCTGGGCAATTCAATGAAATTACAGGCTCTTTTTCGCACATTAAACACATTGAATATGTAGATCAAAACCCAATAGGAAAAAGTTCTCGTTCAAACCCTATCTCATACATCAAAGCATACGATGATATTCGCGATTTGTTTGCCAAACAAAAACTTTCAAAAATGCGAAATTACCAACCCAAACATTTCTCTTTTAATGTGGAAGGAGGACGATGCGAAGTTTGTAAAGGCGATGGAGTGGTTACCATTGAAATGCAATTTATGGCAGATGTGCATTTAGAATGCGAAGCATGTAAAGGAAAACGCTTTAAAAAAGAAGTTTTAGAAGTACAATTTGAAGGTAAAAGTATTTTTGACGTTCTAAATTTAACCGTTGATGAAGCAGTGGCATTCTTCACAAACCATAATCAAGATAAAATTGTACAGAAAATTCAGCCATTGCAAGATGTTGGTTTGGGATATGTAGCATTGGGGCAATCCTCTTCTACCCTATCGGGCGGGGAAGCACAACGCGTAAAACTAGCTACATTTTTGGGCAAAGGAGCCGTAAAAGAGCGTGCTTTGTTTATTTTTGACGAACCTACTACCGGTTTGCATTTCCATGATATTCAGAAATTACTGCAATCATTTCAGGCACTCATTGAAAAAGGACATTCTATTATTGTGATTGAACACAATTTAGACATGATAAAATGTGCCGACTATGTAATTGATATAGGTCCGGAAGGTGGTAAAAACGGCGGAACAGTTGTAGCAACCGGTACACCAGAAGAAATTGTAAAAAACAAAAAATCAATTACAGGAAGCTATCTAAAAGAAAAGTTGAAGTAG
- a CDS encoding suppressor of fused domain protein, whose amino-acid sequence MIKEEYQKKYTEEDAVGWLQIDEQLEKLYPQQEPKHYGPLCGIHFMVGGTDPIDGASIYNTNKQTPHKHLVSYGMSELYYNEEALNGEFSKWGFEFTFRLKPFEGDIDEPTWVIGLMNNLARYVFQSGNWFEENQYIPTNGPIRANTETEIVGLVFTLDPELGKINTPHGEVSFLQIVGTTKKELEHLKAHSARSEVEKLINKLKEDNPLLITDLNRK is encoded by the coding sequence ATGATAAAAGAAGAATATCAAAAAAAATACACCGAAGAAGATGCTGTGGGATGGTTGCAAATAGATGAGCAATTAGAAAAGCTTTATCCCCAACAAGAACCTAAGCATTATGGACCATTGTGCGGCATTCACTTTATGGTAGGCGGCACCGATCCTATCGATGGGGCAAGTATATACAATACCAACAAACAAACTCCTCACAAACATTTGGTGAGCTACGGAATGTCGGAGCTTTATTATAACGAAGAAGCTTTAAACGGAGAATTCAGCAAATGGGGATTTGAGTTTACTTTTAGACTAAAACCTTTTGAAGGTGATATAGATGAACCTACTTGGGTGATTGGTTTGATGAACAACTTGGCGCGTTATGTTTTTCAATCGGGTAATTGGTTTGAAGAAAATCAATATATACCCACAAATGGCCCTATTAGAGCAAATACCGAAACCGAAATTGTGGGTTTGGTTTTTACCTTAGACCCCGAATTGGGAAAAATCAACACTCCGCATGGCGAAGTTTCGTTTTTACAAATCGTAGGAACTACCAAAAAAGAATTAGAGCATTTAAAAGCGCATTCCGCACGAAGCGAGGTTGAAAAATTAATCAACAAATTAAAAGAAGATAATCCGTTATTAATCACAGATTTAAACAGAAAATAA
- a CDS encoding ATP-dependent DNA helicase has product MTITQFYQQLKNTFPFELTLKQDAFLKKISQFVLSDNPDEIFVLKGYAGTGKTTLLSNLVHQLPFVNKKYVMLAPTGRAAKVISNYAKQPAYTIHKKIYYPKKDKNSGVAFTMQANKHKNTIFIVDESSMISDNVTDATMYTHGSLLDDLMYYVYSGQNCKLIIVGDTAQLPPVGMDESPALNEDKLALNYQMKVDFIELTEVMRQEEDSGILYNATELREQLQQEFYDFFEFDVKPFKDIIRLQDGYETLDAIHDAYSKKGTEETIFIVRSNKRANQYNQQIRTRILDNESEMSAGDYIMVVKNNYFWLKDSKTTDFIANGDILEILQIYKHHDLYGFRFASVKVRMIDYPDMPPFDTIVLLDTLHSESASLTYEESNRLYQEVMLDYQEETTAFRRMQKVKNNEYFNALQIKFAYAVTCHKSQGGQWDTVFIEQPYLPNGINKDYMRWLYTALTRAKEKVYLIGFSDDFFEG; this is encoded by the coding sequence ATGACCATTACGCAATTTTATCAACAATTAAAAAACACTTTTCCGTTTGAATTAACCTTAAAGCAAGATGCCTTTTTAAAAAAGATTTCACAGTTTGTTTTAAGTGATAACCCCGATGAAATTTTTGTTTTAAAAGGATATGCCGGTACCGGAAAAACCACATTGCTGTCTAATTTGGTGCATCAATTACCATTTGTAAATAAAAAATATGTAATGCTGGCACCAACGGGTAGAGCTGCCAAAGTAATATCAAATTACGCCAAGCAACCTGCATATACCATTCACAAAAAAATTTATTATCCCAAAAAAGATAAAAATTCGGGTGTGGCATTTACCATGCAAGCAAACAAACACAAAAACACCATTTTTATTGTGGATGAATCGTCGATGATTTCCGATAATGTGACCGATGCCACCATGTACACCCACGGTTCGTTGTTAGACGATTTAATGTATTATGTGTATTCTGGTCAAAATTGCAAACTCATTATTGTGGGCGATACAGCACAGTTACCACCTGTTGGAATGGACGAAAGCCCGGCGTTAAACGAAGATAAATTGGCATTGAATTACCAAATGAAAGTCGATTTTATTGAATTGACCGAAGTGATGCGTCAGGAAGAAGATTCCGGGATTTTATACAACGCCACCGAGCTTCGCGAACAGTTACAGCAAGAATTTTACGATTTTTTTGAATTCGATGTAAAGCCTTTCAAAGATATCATTCGCTTGCAAGATGGTTATGAAACACTTGATGCCATTCACGATGCCTATTCTAAAAAAGGAACCGAAGAAACCATTTTTATTGTGCGATCAAATAAACGCGCTAACCAATACAACCAGCAAATTAGAACCCGAATTTTAGACAACGAAAGCGAAATGAGTGCCGGTGATTACATCATGGTGGTAAAAAATAATTACTTTTGGTTGAAAGATTCCAAAACCACCGATTTTATAGCAAATGGCGACATTTTGGAAATTTTACAAATCTATAAACACCACGATTTATATGGTTTCAGGTTTGCATCGGTAAAAGTCCGCATGATTGATTATCCCGATATGCCGCCGTTTGATACCATTGTTTTGTTAGATACCTTGCATTCCGAATCGGCAAGTTTAACCTATGAAGAATCGAACCGATTGTATCAGGAAGTGATGCTAGATTATCAAGAAGAAACCACTGCTTTTCGGAGAATGCAAAAGGTGAAAAACAATGAATATTTTAATGCCTTGCAAATTAAATTTGCGTATGCAGTAACTTGTCACAAATCGCAAGGCGGACAATGGGACACTGTTTTTATAGAACAACCATATTTGCCAAACGGCATTAATAAAGATTATATGCGCTGGTTATATACCGCACTTACACGTGCCAAAGAAAAAGTATATTTAATCGGTTTTAGCGATGATTTTTTTGAAGGGTAG
- the kdsB gene encoding 3-deoxy-manno-octulosonate cytidylyltransferase — protein MNNLKIIAVIPARYASTRFPAKLVQDLGGKPVVVQTYLATVATQLFDEVLVATDHEIIFNSLKQHHVNVVMSSDSHESGSDRIAEVVKNIDCDIVVNVQGDEPFVSKENLENLIAIFKNDLEQKIDLASLMFEIDDLETINNTNNVKVVVDQNLKALYFSRATIPFPRDGKTYAPYYQHIGVYAYRKNALLDFTTWQMKGLEATEKLEQLRYLEYGRTIQMVLTNHTGIGIDTKEDLEKARLLWK, from the coding sequence ATGAATAATTTAAAAATAATAGCCGTTATACCGGCACGATATGCATCTACACGCTTTCCTGCTAAATTGGTTCAAGATTTAGGTGGAAAACCAGTGGTAGTGCAGACCTATTTAGCAACAGTTGCCACACAACTTTTTGATGAGGTTTTAGTAGCAACCGACCATGAGATTATTTTCAATTCATTAAAACAGCACCATGTAAATGTAGTAATGAGCAGTGATTCGCATGAAAGCGGTAGCGACCGTATTGCCGAAGTGGTAAAGAATATCGATTGTGATATCGTAGTAAACGTTCAAGGCGATGAACCTTTTGTCAGTAAAGAAAATTTAGAAAATTTAATTGCTATTTTTAAAAATGATCTTGAACAAAAAATAGATTTGGCATCGTTGATGTTCGAGATTGATGATTTAGAGACAATCAATAATACAAACAATGTAAAAGTGGTAGTAGATCAAAACTTGAAAGCTTTGTATTTTTCGAGAGCAACCATTCCATTTCCACGAGATGGAAAAACTTATGCGCCTTATTACCAACATATTGGTGTTTATGCCTATCGAAAAAATGCGTTATTAGATTTTACTACCTGGCAAATGAAAGGTTTAGAAGCAACAGAAAAGTTGGAACAACTTCGCTATTTAGAATATGGGAGAACCATACAAATGGTGCTTACAAACCATACCGGTATTGGTATTGATACGAAAGAAGATTTAGAAAAAGCCCGATTGCTTTGGAAGTAA
- a CDS encoding alpha/beta hydrolase — MNKIYFLFIIVALFCSCSKTTQPNDPIPAHETIEIQSKSVNEKRIINVWTPEGYSQSKDSLPVMYMADGGIKEDFPHIVNTFAKLIQSKKIPPMILVGIENTERRRDLSGVTEVEKDKEVAPVVGGSEKFRAFISDELFPEIEKKYRTSGKKGILGESLSGLFVMETFFLEPELFDYYIAFDPSLWWNDHYLVKTAKEHLTKIPADSEKKLWFAGSSATDISPYTNELAEILKTENRTNLKWNYADEPKEKHTTIFRATKEKALIWTLGNE; from the coding sequence ATGAACAAAATTTATTTCCTATTTATAATTGTTGCTCTTTTTTGTAGTTGTTCAAAAACTACGCAACCAAACGACCCAATTCCAGCACATGAAACCATCGAAATTCAGTCTAAAAGTGTAAACGAGAAAAGAATAATTAATGTTTGGACACCCGAAGGTTACAGTCAATCCAAAGACAGTTTACCAGTAATGTATATGGCAGATGGTGGCATAAAAGAAGATTTTCCGCATATTGTCAACACTTTTGCAAAACTCATCCAATCTAAAAAAATACCGCCTATGATTTTAGTTGGAATTGAAAATACGGAGCGCCGAAGAGATTTATCTGGTGTTACTGAAGTTGAAAAAGACAAAGAAGTGGCTCCGGTGGTGGGTGGTTCGGAAAAATTCCGAGCTTTTATTAGTGATGAATTATTTCCCGAGATTGAAAAAAAATACCGCACATCGGGCAAAAAAGGTATTTTGGGAGAATCGTTATCAGGGCTTTTTGTAATGGAAACTTTTTTTCTAGAACCAGAACTATTTGATTATTACATTGCATTTGATCCATCTTTATGGTGGAACGACCACTATTTGGTAAAAACGGCGAAAGAACATCTAACGAAAATCCCAGCTGATAGCGAGAAAAAACTGTGGTTTGCAGGCTCTAGCGCTACTGATATTTCACCCTATACCAATGAATTAGCTGAGATTCTAAAAACGGAAAATCGAACTAATTTAAAATGGAACTATGCAGACGAACCTAAAGAAAAACACACCACTATTTTTAGAGCTACAAAGGAAAAAGCCTTAATTTGGACTTTGGGCAACGAATAA
- a CDS encoding endonuclease III domain-containing protein translates to MTKKEKVAFVIDTLEKLYPEVPIPLDHKDPYTLLVAVLLSAQCTDVRVNQITPKLFAVADNPYDMVKLSVEEIADIIRPCGLSPMKSKGIYGLSKILIDQHNGEVPADINALELLPAVGHKTASVVMSQAFNVPAFPVDTHIHRLMYRWNLSSGKNVVQTEIDAKKIFPIDTWNKLHLQMIWYGREYSPARGWKLEKDLITQKIGKKSVINELLKIYKQ, encoded by the coding sequence ATGACCAAAAAAGAAAAAGTTGCTTTTGTTATTGATACATTAGAAAAGTTGTATCCAGAAGTTCCTATTCCGTTAGATCATAAAGATCCATATACTTTATTGGTTGCAGTTTTGTTATCAGCCCAATGCACCGATGTTCGCGTGAACCAAATTACCCCAAAATTATTTGCTGTAGCCGATAATCCCTACGATATGGTAAAACTTTCGGTGGAAGAAATTGCCGACATTATCCGTCCGTGTGGCTTGTCTCCCATGAAATCGAAAGGTATTTATGGTTTAAGTAAAATTTTAATTGATCAACACAATGGCGAAGTTCCGGCAGATATCAACGCCTTAGAATTATTGCCTGCTGTTGGGCATAAAACAGCTTCGGTAGTCATGTCGCAAGCTTTTAATGTGCCTGCTTTTCCTGTTGATACGCATATTCACCGCTTAATGTATCGTTGGAATTTAAGTTCTGGTAAAAATGTAGTGCAAACCGAAATTGATGCTAAAAAAATTTTTCCAATAGATACTTGGAATAAACTGCATTTACAAATGATTTGGTACGGTCGCGAATATTCGCCAGCACGCGGTTGGAAATTGGAAAAAGACCTTATTACTCAAAAAATTGGCAAAAAATCGGTCATTAACGAGCTTCTTAAAATCTATAAACAATAA